From the genome of Moritella sp. F3, one region includes:
- a CDS encoding TadE family protein — translation MNKVLRRQDGVATIEFVLGLFPFWLLVCVWVEMSYVSYVSGLTDLALAESSRSVKKDEDGYMNQFRQSIKSNNTLWSQFLDTSNFKVSVHYIASLAELESVTSVCQPGEGEFKECGIEDNSAIAIYRVEYNYNPMFNYFLSDDQLLVRESIVIQEYERDEFKL, via the coding sequence ATGAATAAAGTATTAAGGAGACAGGATGGGGTCGCGACCATCGAGTTTGTTCTCGGGTTGTTTCCATTTTGGTTATTGGTTTGTGTTTGGGTTGAAATGAGCTATGTGTCTTATGTATCTGGATTAACCGACTTAGCTTTGGCTGAATCTTCACGTTCGGTTAAGAAAGATGAAGACGGCTATATGAATCAGTTTAGGCAAAGTATAAAAAGCAATAACACCCTTTGGTCACAATTCCTAGATACGAGTAATTTTAAAGTGTCTGTTCATTACATTGCTAGTTTGGCGGAACTTGAGAGTGTCACGTCAGTTTGCCAGCCAGGTGAAGGTGAATTTAAAGAGTGCGGTATTGAGGATAATAGTGCAATTGCGATATATAGGGTTGAGTATAATTACAATCCGATGTTTAACTATTTTTTAAGTGACGATCAACTCTTAGTGCGTGAATCTATTGTGATACAGGAGTATGAACGTGATGAATTTAAACTGTAA
- a CDS encoding permease: MFNITQAMVMDTLGMFAFLAAELTVLFLLISYAVGVLQLYIPPAKIQRILSGKNGKGYVVAGLLGAITPFCSCSTIPFLKGLLRAKAGFGTMMVFLFASPLLNPIIIGLFAVTFGMQVTLFYFAMAMGVSVIAGYTLEKLGFEKYVKPQAYIEPEAKGCASACGGKKAPVSKWMKIWNSTWTDFKKVLPYLIGGIALGSMIYGFMPTELVASLASEDNPFAIPVAAVIGIPLYIRAEAVIPLSAALAAKGMSLGAVMALIIGSAGASLTEVILLKSIFKNQMIAAFLVVILGMAVSAGFLYQFIF; encoded by the coding sequence ATGTTTAACATTACACAAGCAATGGTGATGGATACTTTAGGCATGTTTGCCTTCCTCGCTGCAGAATTAACGGTACTTTTTTTATTGATTAGTTACGCTGTTGGCGTCTTACAACTGTATATTCCACCGGCTAAGATCCAACGTATTTTGAGTGGTAAGAACGGTAAAGGTTATGTCGTTGCTGGTTTACTCGGTGCTATCACACCGTTCTGTTCATGCTCAACGATCCCTTTTCTAAAAGGACTGCTACGCGCTAAAGCTGGCTTCGGTACTATGATGGTATTCTTGTTTGCGAGCCCATTGTTAAACCCAATCATTATTGGTTTGTTTGCAGTGACGTTTGGTATGCAAGTGACGCTATTCTATTTCGCGATGGCGATGGGTGTATCGGTGATTGCGGGTTACACATTAGAAAAACTGGGTTTTGAAAAGTACGTAAAACCACAAGCGTATATTGAACCTGAAGCTAAAGGTTGTGCATCTGCGTGTGGCGGTAAAAAAGCGCCTGTAAGCAAATGGATGAAAATATGGAATAGCACGTGGACTGACTTTAAAAAAGTATTACCGTATTTAATTGGTGGTATTGCACTTGGTTCAATGATTTATGGCTTTATGCCGACAGAACTTGTGGCGAGTTTAGCGAGTGAAGATAACCCATTTGCTATCCCTGTTGCTGCTGTTATTGGTATTCCACTTTATATTCGTGCTGAGGCGGTTATCCCATTGAGTGCAGCATTAGCAGCAAAAGGCATGAGCTTAGGTGCGGTTATGGCGTTAATAATTGGTAGTGCGGGGGCGAGTTTAACAGAAGTTATTTTGCTTAAATCTATCTTCAAAAACCAAATGATAGCGGCGTTCTTGGTGGTTATTTTAGGGATGGCTGTTAGCGCTGGTTTTTTATATCAGTTCATTTTCTAA
- a CDS encoding EAL domain-containing protein, whose amino-acid sequence MLNNVVNTFFDYLSRNTYLRGLCNTFVMLLPIPIISALCDVLSSFFEVFEIHRLSLFMELVSESTRSLYPILLMTYFSLFLSKKEGVSRVLVITSSLVIVLIICNTCENIDSTALLNMNIPFFIAVLTPVLVSKLIFYIQSKKWLMRSELPSVIDQSINLVGVTLLVIVILGLPAFYLSCLVMTETVTGFIHYDINPLTNALLLETTRNLLWFIGMNGHAVLSGSSLDLVCSNTLEFGELKCHSEQVVNNLFLTAYASIGGAGNSLSLVICMLLTKNRGYRRLGAVSLIFSFFNINELVIYGLPVMFNPILIIPFIMVPILSLSLAYLVTTLGLVAPVTIPISWMTPTLYSGYLSTDGDVNAVVLQAVIVICGIFIYYPFFRRMDGIKMVNVVFSKSISDNYFNYDKLDESKSIGGMLPAMNQNILAQNRINKLQRSGDFVLFYQPQYDLLTKNIVSIEALIRHKDNQGKITPPIFIDDFNKVGLASVLDFWVLHRALAETAAIIKEFGITVSINVSPVTFIRKDFFYAVKEKIEKVAIPFSSIILEITEDVLIKDEFNTAKTIKRFRALGVQIALDDFGSGYSSLGYLSTYKFDIVKVDRTLTMNTDNKIGAELFSLTCQIVRVLGAKIVVEGVERQSEVELMKKEKISTVQGFFFSRPKLIEKIDFTENVQL is encoded by the coding sequence ATGTTGAATAATGTTGTTAATACGTTTTTTGATTATTTATCAAGAAACACTTATTTACGTGGTCTCTGTAATACCTTTGTAATGTTATTACCCATTCCGATTATTTCAGCGTTATGTGATGTTTTATCATCTTTTTTTGAGGTGTTTGAGATTCATCGATTAAGTTTATTTATGGAACTTGTTTCAGAAAGTACACGCTCGTTATATCCGATATTGTTGATGACTTATTTTTCTTTATTTCTTTCTAAAAAAGAAGGCGTATCCCGTGTTTTAGTTATTACTTCATCTTTAGTGATTGTTTTAATTATATGTAATACGTGTGAAAATATAGATAGCACTGCGTTGCTTAATATGAATATCCCGTTTTTTATTGCAGTGTTAACGCCTGTATTGGTCTCTAAACTTATCTTTTATATTCAGAGCAAAAAATGGCTTATGCGCTCCGAACTGCCTTCTGTAATAGATCAGTCGATAAACCTTGTCGGTGTCACCTTATTGGTTATTGTTATCCTTGGGCTTCCTGCATTTTACCTGTCTTGTTTAGTGATGACAGAAACAGTGACTGGGTTTATCCATTATGATATTAACCCTTTAACTAATGCGCTTCTATTAGAAACAACTCGGAATTTACTTTGGTTCATAGGAATGAATGGCCATGCTGTACTTTCTGGTTCTTCTTTAGATCTTGTCTGTAGTAATACTCTGGAGTTCGGAGAGCTTAAGTGCCATTCTGAGCAGGTTGTTAATAACCTCTTTTTAACCGCTTATGCATCGATAGGTGGTGCTGGTAACTCGTTGAGTTTAGTTATCTGTATGTTATTAACAAAAAATAGAGGCTATCGTCGACTTGGTGCTGTGTCATTAATTTTTAGTTTTTTTAATATTAATGAATTAGTGATATATGGCTTGCCTGTCATGTTTAATCCCATTTTAATCATTCCCTTTATTATGGTTCCCATATTGTCTCTGTCTCTTGCCTATTTAGTGACGACATTAGGTTTAGTGGCGCCTGTGACTATTCCAATTAGCTGGATGACACCGACATTATACAGTGGCTATTTATCTACAGATGGAGATGTGAACGCCGTCGTATTACAAGCGGTCATTGTCATTTGCGGTATCTTCATCTACTACCCATTTTTTCGTCGGATGGATGGTATAAAAATGGTAAATGTGGTTTTTTCTAAGTCTATTTCAGATAACTATTTTAATTATGACAAATTGGACGAAAGTAAATCGATAGGTGGCATGCTACCAGCAATGAATCAGAATATTCTTGCTCAGAATCGTATCAATAAACTGCAACGGAGTGGGGACTTTGTATTATTTTATCAACCACAATATGATTTGCTCACTAAAAATATTGTGTCTATCGAAGCCTTGATTCGGCATAAAGATAATCAAGGTAAAATAACACCCCCAATATTTATAGATGATTTTAATAAAGTGGGTTTGGCATCTGTACTAGACTTCTGGGTATTGCATCGAGCATTGGCTGAAACCGCCGCGATCATTAAGGAATTTGGTATTACAGTTTCAATTAATGTATCGCCTGTGACATTTATTCGAAAAGATTTTTTTTATGCTGTAAAAGAAAAAATTGAAAAAGTAGCTATCCCTTTCTCTAGTATCATTTTAGAAATAACCGAAGATGTGTTGATTAAAGATGAGTTTAATACAGCTAAAACAATTAAAAGATTTAGAGCATTGGGGGTGCAAATTGCGTTAGACGACTTTGGCTCTGGCTATTCATCATTAGGTTATTTGTCTACATACAAATTTGATATCGTTAAGGTTGATCGCACACTAACAATGAATACTGATAATAAAATTGGAGCGGAGCTGTTCTCGTTAACATGCCAGATAGTAAGAGTGCTAGGGGCGAAAATAGTTGTCGAAGGTGTTGAAAGACAAAGTGAAGTTGAATTAATGAAAAAAGAGAAAATTAGTACTGTACAAGGATTCTTTTTTTCGAGGCCAAAGCTAATAGAAAAGATAGATTTTACTGAAAATGTGCAGTTATAA
- a CDS encoding pilus assembly protein, which translates to MKAYYKRQQGHAALLFTMIVPVLFGIFALATDGVRALQSKARLGDAAEVAILTIAAKNADNSDADFSGSGSRVNRDIATRVISNYFYNQDSILPQYLKISKLACDDIPECREGLKKGRNRFYEYRIEAKTKLNTWFPGNESIVGFGDSFTVGHAAKARKYVNQTVDVVFASDFTGSMKGQWNGRKKIDALKTVMESIIVEIEKFDLLTDGKNAVGIVPFNFVTADRYGRKFTNHIYNVDKTISQLWQEGRPVVESDVSFYDIPLTNNYNYVISQFKAFTPSGKTSSYEGVIRGAQMLKKGKNPRRLLIVLSDGHDSYTYKLRHEALNNKGYCKLIKRGLSTDKNEQGERYSAKLAVIGFDYDINKNKELARCVGIDNVYKAENEQEILDKILELISEEIGHLK; encoded by the coding sequence ATGAAAGCATATTACAAGCGTCAACAAGGGCACGCCGCACTGCTATTTACAATGATAGTTCCTGTATTGTTTGGTATTTTTGCATTGGCTACTGACGGTGTACGTGCTTTACAGAGTAAAGCCAGATTAGGGGATGCTGCGGAAGTCGCTATCCTCACCATAGCTGCAAAGAATGCTGACAACAGTGATGCGGATTTTTCTGGTAGTGGTTCAAGAGTAAATAGGGATATCGCTACTCGTGTTATTTCAAACTATTTTTATAATCAGGACTCGATATTACCCCAATATCTAAAGATTAGTAAATTAGCATGTGATGATATACCCGAGTGCCGTGAAGGGTTAAAAAAGGGAAGGAACCGTTTTTATGAGTATCGTATCGAGGCTAAAACGAAACTCAATACATGGTTTCCTGGTAATGAATCTATTGTTGGTTTTGGTGATTCCTTCACTGTTGGCCATGCTGCTAAAGCGCGAAAGTATGTGAATCAAACCGTTGACGTGGTATTTGCTTCAGATTTTACAGGCTCAATGAAGGGTCAGTGGAATGGTAGGAAAAAGATTGATGCACTTAAAACCGTAATGGAAAGTATTATCGTAGAGATAGAAAAGTTTGATCTGCTCACTGACGGAAAAAATGCTGTCGGAATTGTCCCGTTTAATTTCGTAACAGCGGATAGATATGGGAGAAAATTTACTAATCATATATATAACGTGGATAAAACGATAAGTCAGCTTTGGCAGGAAGGAAGGCCAGTTGTGGAGAGCGATGTTTCCTTTTACGACATCCCATTAACGAATAATTATAACTATGTTATTAGCCAATTTAAGGCGTTTACTCCATCGGGGAAAACTTCTTCTTATGAAGGGGTTATTCGAGGCGCTCAGATGCTAAAAAAGGGTAAAAACCCGAGGCGATTACTCATTGTACTTTCAGATGGTCATGATTCATATACTTACAAACTACGGCATGAGGCCTTAAATAATAAGGGTTATTGCAAATTAATTAAGCGTGGGCTTTCAACAGATAAGAACGAGCAGGGTGAACGTTATTCTGCGAAGTTAGCCGTTATTGGTTTTGATTATGACATTAACAAAAATAAAGAATTAGCTCGATGTGTCGGTATTGATAATGTTTATAAAGCAGAAAACGAACAAGAAATATTAGATAAGATCTTAGAGTTAATATCTGAAGAAATCGGTCACCTAAAGTAA
- a CDS encoding OmpA family protein — protein MKSKIVLSLFILSACTSASAMAMKQSEFISYCSNGQLEYQLDVHMGEVNTVNEKQGQMMLVKANSETNYVLKRMKDSFRDSGLKEECAEYLYRNRGLDLTEGSGDIFARVNFAFDEDKLTGESRHILNELATSLKDSNTGLQLIGHTDSIGREIYNYELGIKRSESVKTYLIENSVNPQGIALDSKGEHNPESNNDTPEGREKNRRVDIELTDI, from the coding sequence ATGAAATCTAAAATAGTGTTGTCGTTATTCATATTATCGGCGTGTACAAGTGCGAGTGCAATGGCGATGAAACAAAGCGAGTTTATCTCTTATTGCTCTAACGGACAGCTAGAATATCAACTAGATGTTCACATGGGCGAGGTAAATACGGTTAACGAAAAGCAAGGTCAAATGATGTTAGTTAAGGCTAACAGCGAGACTAACTATGTGTTGAAACGCATGAAAGATAGCTTCCGCGATTCGGGCTTGAAAGAAGAGTGCGCTGAATATTTATATAGGAATCGTGGTCTTGATTTAACTGAGGGTAGTGGCGATATTTTTGCTCGCGTTAACTTTGCTTTTGATGAAGATAAGTTAACAGGCGAGAGTCGACACATTTTAAATGAGCTCGCGACTAGCCTGAAAGACTCAAATACGGGTTTACAATTGATCGGCCATACCGACTCTATCGGGAGGGAAATCTATAACTACGAACTCGGTATAAAACGTTCTGAAAGCGTGAAAACGTATCTGATAGAAAATAGCGTTAATCCTCAGGGGATCGCTTTAGATTCCAAAGGTGAGCATAATCCTGAATCTAATAATGATACACCAGAGGGGCGAGAGAAAAACAGACGCGTAGATATTGAGTTAACAGATATCTAA
- a CDS encoding GGDEF domain-containing protein yields MKNLLFVFLTLFIEINCAYAKRETYDVGIVKRDKISEFVFQKISDELLINFDFHYYESYDDILYLLNTEYLDFSADITYTSERASFLDFTAPIHIDSSYVFTKDKFNKSTAYNFSTPSGSAYHDVLKLQLSNIYVDTYKDVDAVFYNLKHEYVDAVIGSVGMLESALKRGFKAERVSSIFDLTPVSIVTKHGKNAYVLDDINRLLSKNNLQTQVATVMNKNEYDIRLTLLRQKVAKSDVDINHVIQFKVEDLQQNGSAPTNGLSFTIVKKACSILGFKCQLVNDVDESWVDIYNELDKKSIDMLAAMVITDSRKDIFYFSEPYYKPHLLLISRAGYKINQYHRVPELVGERIGVVEGDYFEGFITQRLPKKPIYRFSSQDKMIEALLNGYVDYIPLGEGNFNKLMTKAHRILPVSQVKSISTEIDTGIAMAFQRTALGKDYAMLFSEALPLVNVNNIVNFHGLQPDWKSALLAEKKYIRFTQISFVFVVIFLLLFTYYLYIQTSTDLLSKLGNRRALTRRFKSGVKGECVFVYLDINHFKQINDTYGHHVGDLVLVALAQNIQRNCPGKAYRIGGDEFVLTLNKIVPEVSDLFKHLQRFSFNIKETGEALDISVSAGISLKRFKTTSLQDLLRDTDNKMYHDKTANQR; encoded by the coding sequence ATGAAAAATTTACTTTTTGTATTTTTAACTTTATTCATAGAGATTAATTGTGCTTATGCAAAAAGAGAAACCTATGATGTGGGTATTGTTAAACGAGACAAAATTAGTGAGTTTGTTTTCCAGAAAATATCAGATGAATTATTGATTAATTTTGATTTTCATTATTATGAAAGCTACGATGATATATTGTATTTGTTGAATACTGAGTATTTGGATTTTTCTGCGGATATCACATATACATCTGAAAGGGCGTCTTTTTTGGATTTTACGGCACCTATTCATATCGATTCATCATATGTTTTCACAAAGGATAAGTTTAATAAATCAACTGCTTATAATTTTTCAACCCCTAGCGGTTCAGCATATCACGATGTTCTAAAACTACAACTTTCGAATATATATGTTGATACTTATAAAGACGTTGATGCTGTGTTTTATAACCTTAAACACGAGTATGTTGATGCCGTTATTGGTAGTGTTGGGATGCTTGAGAGCGCCCTTAAAAGGGGTTTTAAAGCTGAGAGAGTATCAAGTATTTTTGATCTTACACCTGTTTCCATTGTGACTAAACATGGAAAAAATGCTTATGTACTCGATGATATTAACCGCTTACTCAGTAAAAATAATCTACAGACTCAGGTAGCGACTGTGATGAATAAAAATGAGTATGATATCAGGCTAACGTTACTACGACAAAAGGTCGCGAAGAGTGATGTGGATATCAATCATGTCATCCAATTTAAAGTTGAGGATTTACAACAAAATGGCAGCGCACCAACCAATGGGTTGAGCTTTACTATCGTTAAAAAAGCTTGTTCTATATTAGGCTTTAAGTGCCAATTAGTGAATGATGTTGATGAATCTTGGGTCGATATTTATAACGAACTAGATAAAAAATCGATTGATATGTTAGCTGCGATGGTCATCACTGACTCCCGTAAAGATATATTCTATTTTAGTGAACCCTATTATAAACCTCACTTATTGTTGATCAGTCGTGCTGGTTACAAAATAAATCAATATCATCGAGTGCCTGAATTAGTTGGTGAGAGGATAGGTGTTGTAGAGGGGGATTATTTTGAAGGTTTTATTACCCAACGCTTACCTAAAAAACCAATATATAGATTTTCGAGTCAAGATAAGATGATTGAAGCTTTGCTTAATGGCTATGTAGATTACATCCCGCTAGGTGAAGGTAACTTCAATAAACTGATGACAAAAGCGCACAGAATACTGCCTGTATCTCAGGTGAAATCTATATCTACTGAAATCGACACCGGTATAGCGATGGCCTTTCAACGTACAGCGTTGGGGAAAGATTACGCGATGTTGTTTTCCGAAGCGCTTCCTCTCGTGAATGTGAATAACATAGTCAACTTTCATGGATTACAACCGGACTGGAAATCTGCTTTGTTAGCAGAAAAAAAATATATACGATTTACTCAAATTTCTTTTGTTTTCGTTGTTATATTTTTGCTTTTATTTACCTATTATTTATATATTCAAACGTCGACCGATTTATTATCTAAACTAGGCAACCGACGAGCACTGACTCGTAGATTCAAGTCGGGCGTTAAAGGTGAGTGTGTTTTTGTTTATTTGGATATTAATCATTTCAAACAGATTAATGATACTTACGGTCATCATGTCGGTGATCTGGTGCTCGTAGCACTTGCTCAAAATATTCAACGTAACTGCCCAGGAAAAGCATATCGTATTGGCGGTGACGAGTTTGTACTTACCCTTAATAAAATCGTGCCTGAAGTATCTGACTTATTCAAGCATTTACAACGATTCAGTTTTAATATTAAAGAAACGGGAGAAGCACTTGATATATCAGTGTCTGCAGGTATTTCATTAAAGCGTTTTAAAACGACATCACTTCAGGATCTATTACGTGATACAGATAATAAGATGTATCACGATAAAACGGCTAATCAACGTTAA
- a CDS encoding EAL domain-containing protein yields the protein MMKSISFIFKLRYLCSLLFIIFISPSYATCSSNHAATSMSPYQNEVIKIGVVSDSLYTRKVTNGDFAYEIIEKPLKNCLGVETLIISKPLAELLALAKRGEVDLIFDLAKTKERNQYLDYSINLSDETPYIVSNNSLINSLKSGQSIATLKGSAWIEMTKTFLESIGFENDIKLVESISDLNKEPLFVSGSSHITNYHDFKMPISKMIGSHVAVIKSKSKKLLPVINDIIEGIDKAQLEKEITGFNNQYLSLSNETLQNGNYINVLMDFHLFPFYADKYNNLLIFNKYRDLADEVYGINLIDRDCHDDSCFKLYGDDVKMAIYDKEKLNENRPTNSLGLVRIVLFKNTEINDVKRIGIMKEMPADLRSPSKKYIEFEHQEEMVEYFMEGKVDAFISTNLDGGLLLAQNPGLNFTEEQLGFKSVVFLVPKDHPESNALLSILNSLIEISNNTGYVAVEKHGRDLTLQSVIDGKKELRVRDFYSYILLSIIFVVYLYYVYKKVTVDPLTKLLNSSVMKKYHRKNNYNYISYISISNLESIKKAEGVEYANNVIKNFSIILVKSFSSGDKIFRIYGDHFVVFSKNSSVEILECRLGILKNNSDEQRVIFNCGIRKMTSDIKVDLISSAEAMYANALDDSCLFYSYESSKEVQDYIDRNIIKDVINNAVVDKSFDVNFQPKFDLNTGHIYGAEALARLCVDGQHYSPQVFVEYLEKCGKIPELDYLIFEKTIDFINVNKIYDIVFSVNVSSESIVCEKFKTKVRVLLSNNSMIENLEIEIIESIISDHKNEVINFMTEIRDNFGIRISLDDFTTGNSSMILLSEFRFDCIKLDRSLFNAMHNNAKFKGSVKNLIREIRNFSDDIVFEGIENERDESLVLELGVSKVQGWKYSKPINSLDFMTLINSGRN from the coding sequence ATGATGAAGTCGATTTCTTTTATATTTAAGCTACGTTACTTATGCTCACTATTATTTATTATTTTTATAAGCCCTTCTTATGCCACTTGTAGCAGCAACCATGCTGCAACGAGTATGTCTCCTTATCAGAATGAAGTAATCAAAATAGGTGTTGTAAGCGATAGCCTATACACAAGAAAAGTTACGAATGGTGATTTTGCCTATGAAATCATAGAAAAACCACTCAAAAACTGTTTAGGCGTTGAGACCCTCATTATTTCAAAGCCCCTAGCTGAATTACTTGCACTGGCTAAGCGTGGGGAAGTGGATTTGATTTTTGATCTTGCTAAGACGAAAGAGCGAAATCAATATTTAGATTATTCAATAAACCTCAGTGATGAAACTCCTTACATAGTGAGCAATAACTCGTTAATAAATAGCCTGAAATCGGGACAATCAATAGCGACATTAAAAGGTTCTGCTTGGATTGAAATGACCAAAACTTTTTTAGAATCAATTGGTTTTGAAAATGATATAAAGTTAGTTGAGTCTATTTCGGATTTAAATAAAGAACCGCTATTTGTTTCGGGTAGCTCCCATATTACAAATTATCATGATTTTAAAATGCCTATATCGAAAATGATAGGAAGCCATGTCGCCGTGATAAAAAGCAAAAGTAAAAAATTATTACCTGTGATAAATGACATTATCGAAGGTATCGATAAAGCTCAATTGGAGAAGGAAATTACCGGTTTTAATAACCAGTATTTATCATTGTCGAATGAAACGTTACAAAATGGTAACTATATTAATGTATTAATGGATTTTCACTTATTTCCTTTTTATGCCGATAAATATAACAACCTATTGATATTTAACAAGTATAGGGATCTTGCAGATGAGGTTTATGGTATTAATCTTATTGATCGAGATTGCCATGATGATAGCTGTTTTAAATTATATGGCGATGACGTAAAGATGGCTATATATGATAAAGAAAAATTGAACGAGAACAGGCCAACTAATAGTTTAGGTTTGGTTCGTATTGTACTGTTTAAAAATACTGAAATTAATGATGTAAAGCGAATAGGCATAATGAAAGAAATGCCGGCAGATCTACGTTCTCCGTCAAAAAAGTATATAGAGTTTGAACATCAAGAAGAAATGGTCGAATATTTTATGGAAGGTAAGGTTGATGCATTTATTTCGACAAATTTAGATGGAGGGCTATTACTCGCGCAAAATCCGGGATTAAACTTTACTGAAGAACAGCTTGGTTTTAAATCCGTTGTCTTTTTAGTCCCTAAAGATCATCCAGAAAGTAACGCTTTATTGTCAATTCTTAATTCACTGATAGAGATATCTAATAACACAGGATATGTTGCAGTCGAAAAACATGGTAGAGACCTTACTTTACAGTCTGTCATTGATGGTAAAAAGGAATTACGAGTAAGAGATTTTTACTCTTATATTCTACTATCTATCATTTTCGTTGTTTATCTTTATTACGTTTATAAAAAAGTGACCGTTGATCCCCTCACAAAGTTGTTAAATTCGAGTGTGATGAAAAAATATCATAGGAAAAATAATTATAATTATATTTCTTATATCAGTATATCGAACTTAGAGAGTATTAAGAAAGCTGAGGGTGTTGAATATGCTAATAACGTAATTAAGAACTTTTCAATAATTCTTGTAAAAAGTTTTTCATCGGGTGATAAGATATTTAGGATTTATGGTGATCATTTTGTTGTTTTTTCAAAAAATAGCTCAGTTGAAATACTTGAATGTAGATTGGGGATATTGAAGAATAATTCAGACGAACAAAGGGTCATATTTAATTGTGGTATTAGAAAGATGACCAGTGATATTAAAGTTGATCTTATTTCGAGTGCCGAAGCTATGTATGCGAATGCTCTCGATGACAGCTGCTTATTTTACTCTTACGAAAGCTCAAAAGAAGTACAGGACTATATTGACAGAAATATAATTAAAGATGTTATTAACAACGCGGTAGTAGATAAAAGCTTTGATGTTAATTTTCAGCCTAAATTTGACTTGAATACCGGGCATATATATGGAGCTGAAGCTTTAGCTCGCCTTTGTGTCGATGGACAGCATTATTCTCCTCAGGTGTTTGTAGAATATTTAGAAAAATGTGGAAAAATACCTGAGTTAGATTATTTGATTTTTGAGAAAACGATAGACTTTATAAATGTTAATAAAATTTATGATATTGTTTTTTCTGTCAACGTAAGTTCTGAAAGCATAGTTTGTGAAAAGTTTAAGACAAAGGTTAGAGTACTATTGAGTAATAATAGTATGATTGAAAATTTAGAAATTGAAATTATTGAATCCATTATATCTGATCATAAAAATGAAGTTATTAATTTTATGACCGAAATAAGAGACAACTTTGGAATTAGAATTTCTTTAGATGATTTTACTACCGGTAATTCATCTATGATACTACTTAGTGAGTTCAGGTTTGACTGTATTAAATTAGATAGAAGCTTGTTCAATGCAATGCACAATAATGCTAAGTTTAAGGGTTCGGTTAAAAATTTAATTAGAGAAATAAGAAATTTCAGTGATGATATTGTGTTTGAAGGTATCGAAAATGAACGTGATGAATCTTTAGTCTTAGAACTTGGTGTCAGTAAGGTTCAGGGCTGGAAGTATTCAAAGCCTATCAACTCTCTAGATTTTATGACTTTAATAAATAGTGGTCGCAATTAA
- the tadF gene encoding tight adherence pilus pseudopilin TadF produces the protein MNLNCKQRGNFTVEFAIVGVIFSLLIVFSADVIIKLSLKGQLDRLSYSVANILKERTQLYDEDYKLSQAEISTLDTIATQSMRRTSPNFDEQRWGMRIEALQFDRNDTPEGISFDRGNQGVNPSIDMTTLANLAVMTSWGRRASIYRVTFVYRTENWFGALIGEEFNTVSSSSIMIGR, from the coding sequence ATGAATTTAAACTGTAAACAACGAGGTAATTTCACCGTCGAATTTGCAATTGTTGGCGTGATATTTTCTCTTCTGATTGTATTTAGTGCTGATGTCATTATTAAGTTATCGCTGAAAGGACAGCTGGACCGATTAAGCTACTCAGTGGCCAATATTTTGAAAGAGCGTACCCAATTGTATGATGAAGATTATAAATTATCACAGGCTGAAATATCTACTTTAGACACGATTGCAACACAAAGCATGCGTAGAACGTCTCCCAATTTTGATGAGCAGCGATGGGGTATGCGTATCGAAGCATTACAATTTGATCGCAATGACACGCCGGAAGGCATTTCATTTGATAGAGGCAATCAAGGTGTCAACCCCAGTATTGACATGACGACTCTCGCTAATTTAGCTGTTATGACGAGTTGGGGGCGCAGAGCTAGCATATACCGCGTTACCTTTGTTTACAGAACTGAAAACTGGTTTGGGGCATTAATTGGTGAAGAGTTTAACACCGTATCATCTAGTTCGATAATGATAGGTCGATAA